The Planctomycetia bacterium sequence AGATTCTCCGCTCCGCGCTCGCTCTCTCGATGATCACCGGGCAATCCCTACGGCTGGAAAACGTCCGTGCAGGGCGCAGCCGGCCGGGCCTGCAACGGCAGCACCTGGCCGCCGTCTTCGCGGCCGCCAAGGTCTCGAAGGCGATGCTCGACGGGGCCCACCTTGGCTCCACGGAACTATGGTTCCAGCCCGGCCGGATTATGCATGACGAGTTCGAATTCGATATCGGCTCGGCCGGCTCCGCGACCCTGGTCCTGCAAACCGTCCTGCCGGCCCTCTTGCTGGCCGACGGCGGCTCCTGGGTGCGAGTCATCGGCGGCACGCATAATGAATTCGCGCCGCCGTTCGAGTTCTTCTCCCAGTCCTTCCTCCCCTTGGCCGCGCGACTGGGCGCGCATGCCGAAGCGACCCTCGTCCGGCCCGGTTACTACCCGGAAGGGGGCGGCGAGATCGAGCTACGCGTCGAACCGGTCGAGAAATGGGAACGCCTCGATCTACTGGAGCGCGGCGAATTGCGCCGCGTCTCGGCCACGGCGGTCGTTTCCCACTTGCCCGCCCACGTCGCACAACGAGAACTGCACGTGATCGGCCAACGGCTGCAACTCAAGCCGGCGTTCTTGACCGCGCAGCGGCGCGATGAATCGGAAGGCCCCGGTAACTTTGTCTGCGTCGCCGTGGAAAGCGAGCACGTCACCGAGATCGCCACCGGCTTCGGCCGCAAAGGCCTCCCCGCCGAGGACGTAGCCGCCTACGCCGCCGCCGACGCCCGGCGCTACCTCGACACCACGGCCGCCGTCGGCCAACACCTGGCCGATCAACTACTACTCCCCTTGGCCATCGGCGCCGGCGGCGCGTTCGTCACCCTGGAACCAACCTCCCACCTACGCACCAACATCAACACGATCCAAGCATTTCTCCCCAGCGTGCGCATCGACGTCGTGCAGTTAGATGAATCCCGCTGGCTGGTCGATGTGGCGATTTGACCGCCG is a genomic window containing:
- the rtcA gene encoding RNA 3'-terminal phosphate cyclase, coding for MMDDEWLVLDGAAGEGGGQILRSALALSMITGQSLRLENVRAGRSRPGLQRQHLAAVFAAAKVSKAMLDGAHLGSTELWFQPGRIMHDEFEFDIGSAGSATLVLQTVLPALLLADGGSWVRVIGGTHNEFAPPFEFFSQSFLPLAARLGAHAEATLVRPGYYPEGGGEIELRVEPVEKWERLDLLERGELRRVSATAVVSHLPAHVAQRELHVIGQRLQLKPAFLTAQRRDESEGPGNFVCVAVESEHVTEIATGFGRKGLPAEDVAAYAAADARRYLDTTAAVGQHLADQLLLPLAIGAGGAFVTLEPTSHLRTNINTIQAFLPSVRIDVVQLDESRWLVDVAI